Proteins encoded by one window of Flavobacterium sp. N502540:
- a CDS encoding zinc-dependent metalloprotease produces the protein MKKKYTILSFIFCFSGFMYAQKAEGSGVVSYPNDNIKVVGEKAFWSANPKTDNSSESDLLTVYYKGLYNRRNNYLSGIKGTIDKPGGYIKIEVHAYDSNRAGGLQLLTNDEKTFVTRPIYGVEITQSSPNVFSKTTKEVIYQYFDYGNQIGKISSDDIKTLGAQSLSVVTTNCGSWPWTWLRAFSLVKSSCSLEIDEDKMIQLVNQPVVVKIEMKDATLIDVRVPAVADNGNLKTIIQKEYPYFIIKKVNVEVLEAPEDNNTASYYEDMVRQQFNWANKVYTDKTGKTLPDAAVVAGAKMANARIVFKDIDITIRKGLKKNYDLSNISIADVQKKNVGGIDIRNVNMDEIFIKYVHKLISTTDQSTGYTFDLHDMKNGKFVLVFTVLCYNFDANDKELLLKTRTLAHELGHYFKLLHPFEGGCTGPNDKISDTPRAEIIKGDVPDYKDCIAPVQCDGQRRLIENVMDYSYCSFMFTPGQVKVMRNTIRNDFPNLYTIERSTDTTINTDLDITVTDLRSGKTGRSKREASEKEAENSQDIVLYPNPVKDVLTISNIKNEEYVVYNLAGQQILAGSTQTGQIDVSTLPRGLYIIKIKNSSKQFIKE, from the coding sequence ATGAAAAAAAAGTATACTATTTTGAGTTTTATATTTTGTTTTTCGGGTTTTATGTATGCCCAAAAAGCAGAAGGCAGTGGTGTTGTGAGCTATCCCAATGATAATATAAAGGTAGTTGGAGAGAAGGCATTTTGGTCCGCAAATCCGAAAACAGACAATAGCAGTGAGTCTGATTTACTGACCGTCTATTATAAAGGACTTTATAATCGTCGTAACAACTATTTAAGCGGTATTAAGGGGACCATAGATAAACCGGGAGGCTATATTAAAATCGAGGTACACGCTTACGACAGCAATAGGGCAGGAGGGTTGCAGCTATTGACAAATGATGAGAAGACATTTGTAACCAGACCTATCTATGGAGTTGAGATTACTCAAAGTTCCCCAAATGTATTCTCTAAAACAACAAAAGAGGTGATTTACCAATATTTTGATTATGGCAACCAGATTGGTAAGATTTCTTCCGATGATATAAAAACACTGGGTGCCCAATCATTGAGTGTAGTTACAACGAATTGCGGAAGCTGGCCCTGGACTTGGCTCAGGGCTTTCAGCTTAGTAAAGTCTTCCTGTTCTTTGGAAATAGATGAGGATAAAATGATACAGTTGGTAAACCAGCCTGTAGTGGTAAAAATTGAGATGAAAGATGCTACTCTTATAGACGTACGGGTTCCTGCTGTAGCAGACAATGGAAATCTGAAGACCATAATACAAAAAGAATATCCTTATTTTATCATTAAAAAAGTAAATGTAGAGGTTCTGGAAGCTCCGGAAGACAATAATACAGCTTCTTATTATGAAGATATGGTAAGACAACAGTTTAATTGGGCGAATAAGGTATATACCGATAAAACGGGCAAGACTTTACCGGATGCCGCGGTGGTGGCAGGTGCCAAAATGGCTAATGCGAGAATTGTGTTCAAAGATATCGATATTACTATCCGAAAGGGATTAAAAAAGAACTATGACTTAAGTAATATTTCAATAGCTGACGTACAAAAGAAGAATGTTGGTGGAATTGATATAAGGAATGTTAATATGGATGAAATTTTTATTAAATATGTACATAAATTAATTAGCACAACAGACCAATCTACAGGATATACCTTTGATCTTCATGATATGAAAAATGGGAAATTTGTTCTTGTTTTTACAGTTTTGTGTTATAACTTCGATGCGAATGATAAGGAATTATTGCTGAAAACAAGGACACTTGCACACGAGCTTGGGCATTATTTTAAGTTGCTTCATCCTTTCGAGGGTGGATGTACCGGTCCAAATGATAAAATTAGTGATACACCTAGAGCTGAAATCATAAAGGGTGATGTGCCCGATTATAAAGATTGTATTGCTCCTGTTCAATGCGATGGACAAAGAAGGTTAATAGAAAATGTTATGGATTACAGTTACTGCTCGTTTATGTTCACCCCGGGTCAGGTAAAAGTAATGAGAAATACGATTAGAAATGATTTCCCTAATTTATACACCATTGAGAGATCAACGGATACTACTATTAATACAGACCTTGATATTACAGTGACAGATTTAAGATCTGGTAAAACAGGCAGGAGTAAGAGAGAGGCTTCGGAAAAAGAAGCAGAAAACTCGCAAGACATTGTTTTATATCCTAATCCGGTTAAGGATGTTTTAACTATTTCTAATATAAAAAATGAAGAATATGTAGTCTATAACTTAGCAGGGCAGCAAATATTGGCTGGTAGTACCCAAACAGGACAGATTGATGTAAGTACTCTCCCAAGAGGTTTGTATATCATTAAGATAAAGAATAGTAGTAAGCAGTTTATTAAAGAATAG
- a CDS encoding 1,4-dihydroxy-2-naphthoyl-CoA synthase yields the protein MDWITAREFEDITYKKCNGVARIAFNRPNVRNAFRPKTTSELYQAFYDAQEDTSIGVVLLSAEGPSTKDGVYSFCSGGDQNARGHQGYVGEDGQHRLNILEVQRLIRFMPKVVIAVVPGWAVGGGHSLHVVCDMTLASKEHAIFKQTDADVTSFDGGYGSAYLAKMVGQKKAREIFFLGRNYSAQEAMDMGMVNAVIPHDELEATAYEWAQEILQKSPTSIKMLKFAMNLTDDGMVGQQVFAGEATRLAYMTEEAKEGRNAFLEKRKPNFGENKWLP from the coding sequence ATGGATTGGATTACAGCCAGAGAATTTGAAGATATAACTTATAAAAAATGTAACGGAGTTGCGAGAATTGCTTTTAACAGACCAAACGTTAGAAATGCATTCCGTCCAAAAACAACTTCAGAATTGTACCAGGCTTTTTACGATGCGCAGGAAGACACTTCGATAGGAGTGGTTTTACTGTCTGCAGAAGGACCTTCTACAAAAGACGGAGTTTATTCTTTTTGCAGCGGAGGCGATCAAAATGCACGTGGCCATCAGGGATATGTGGGTGAAGACGGACAACATCGCTTAAACATTCTTGAAGTACAGCGTCTAATCCGTTTCATGCCAAAAGTGGTTATAGCGGTTGTTCCGGGTTGGGCAGTTGGCGGTGGACACAGTCTGCATGTTGTTTGTGATATGACTTTAGCGAGTAAAGAGCATGCCATATTCAAACAAACGGATGCCGACGTAACCAGTTTTGACGGTGGTTACGGATCTGCTTATCTGGCTAAAATGGTCGGGCAGAAAAAAGCGCGTGAAATTTTCTTTTTAGGTAGAAATTATTCTGCTCAGGAAGCCATGGATATGGGTATGGTGAATGCTGTAATTCCACATGATGAGCTTGAGGCTACTGCTTACGAGTGGGCACAGGAAATTCTGCAAAAATCTCCAACGTCTATCAAAATGCTAAAATTTGCAATGAATTTAACAGACGATGGTATGGTAGGTCAGCAGGTTTTTGCCGGAGAAGCAACACGTTTAGCCTACATGACCGAAGAAGCAAAAGAAGGACGTAATGCCTTTTTAGAGAAAAGAAAGCCAAACTTTGGTGAGAATAAATGGTTGCCTTAA
- the menA gene encoding 1,4-dihydroxy-2-naphthoate octaprenyltransferase — translation MKHWIEAARLRTLPLSVSGIIVGSIYALSNPTETINTPTEVFSWKIFGFALLTTLGLQVLSNFANDYGDGVKGTDNADRVGPQRAIQSGVITPQAMKKAIIITSFLTLLSAIVLIYFAFGESNFGYSIFFLLLGIAAIVSAIRYTVGNSAYGYRGFGDLFVFIFFGLVSTLGVNFLYSKEVDPLLILPAISIGLLSVGVLNLNNMRDEESDRKSGKNTIVVQIGGAKAKIYHFTLIITAMLLVVAFAFLSDYNFDQYLFLLAFIPLTKHLITVYKNQNPKLLDPELKKLALSTFLLSILLTVCMISLISDIIVNLFLGGR, via the coding sequence ATGAAACATTGGATTGAAGCTGCTCGTTTGCGTACATTGCCTTTATCAGTTTCCGGAATCATAGTAGGAAGTATATATGCCTTATCAAACCCAACGGAAACCATTAACACACCAACAGAAGTATTCAGTTGGAAAATCTTTGGTTTTGCACTATTAACGACGCTTGGATTGCAGGTTTTGTCCAATTTTGCAAATGATTACGGTGATGGTGTAAAAGGTACTGACAATGCTGACAGGGTTGGGCCGCAACGAGCTATTCAGAGTGGTGTTATTACACCTCAGGCCATGAAAAAAGCCATTATAATTACTTCATTTCTGACCTTGTTGTCTGCAATTGTACTAATCTATTTCGCTTTTGGCGAAAGTAATTTTGGATATTCCATCTTTTTCTTATTGCTTGGAATAGCAGCAATTGTTTCGGCAATTCGTTATACCGTTGGAAATTCAGCTTACGGATATAGAGGTTTTGGAGATTTGTTTGTTTTTATTTTCTTCGGATTGGTGAGTACTTTGGGAGTAAACTTTTTGTATTCAAAAGAAGTCGATCCGCTTTTGATCTTACCGGCTATTTCAATCGGTTTATTAAGTGTTGGAGTTTTAAACCTGAACAATATGCGTGATGAAGAATCAGATCGTAAATCAGGAAAAAATACCATTGTAGTTCAGATCGGTGGTGCAAAAGCTAAAATTTATCATTTCACTTTGATTATTACTGCTATGCTTTTAGTAGTTGCTTTTGCCTTTTTGAGTGATTATAACTTTGATCAGTATTTGTTTTTATTGGCTTTTATTCCTTTAACTAAGCATTTAATTACCGTTTATAAAAACCAAAATCCAAAGTTGTTAGATCCTGAATTGAAGAAACTGGCACTAAGCACCTTTTTACTTTCAATATTACTGACGGTATGTATGATTTCATTGATTTCAGACATTATTGTAAACCTCTTTTTAGGGGGAAGATAA
- a CDS encoding metal-dependent hydrolase: protein MKITFYGHASLGIEVGGKHIIVDPFITGNPQAAGVDINSLEADYILLTHAHGDHILDVEVIANRTKAVIVSNAEIAGYYAKLGFSSHPMNHGGSWQFDFGKVKYVNAIHSSSFPDGSYGGNPGGFVIEGEHKNIYIAGDTALTMDMKLIPMRTKLDLAILPIGNNFTMDVEDAIIASDFVECDKILGYHFDTFGYIKIDHEDAIRKFFDKGKDLMLLEIGESIEL from the coding sequence ATGAAAATAACATTTTACGGACACGCGTCTTTAGGTATTGAAGTGGGGGGAAAACATATTATTGTAGATCCTTTTATTACAGGAAATCCACAAGCAGCAGGAGTTGATATCAACAGCTTAGAAGCAGATTATATTTTACTGACTCATGCGCATGGCGATCATATTCTGGATGTTGAGGTTATTGCCAATCGTACCAAAGCAGTGATCGTTTCAAATGCGGAAATTGCAGGTTATTATGCTAAATTAGGTTTCAGCTCACACCCGATGAATCACGGTGGAAGCTGGCAATTTGATTTTGGAAAAGTAAAATATGTCAATGCGATTCATTCAAGTTCTTTCCCTGATGGAAGTTATGGCGGAAATCCGGGTGGTTTTGTAATCGAAGGCGAACATAAAAATATTTACATTGCCGGTGATACCGCACTGACTATGGATATGAAACTAATTCCAATGAGAACCAAACTGGATCTGGCAATTCTTCCAATCGGAAACAATTTTACAATGGATGTTGAAGATGCCATCATAGCCTCAGATTTTGTAGAATGTGATAAGATTCTTGGATATCATTTTGACACATTTGGTTATATTAAAATCGATCATGAAGACGCCATTCGCAAGTTCTTTGACAAAGGAAAAGACTTGATGCTTTTGGAAATTGGCGAATCAATTGAACTGTAA
- a CDS encoding DUF2199 domain-containing protein — translation MSDIKFICECCGEEHESWPALAYSSPFSYDKLSPEEKEEIAVIDDDFCVIKHPDQVHRFIRAVLVQQVNNHCEDLEYGFWVSLSEKSFEDYLENGEDENHEAQYFGWLSNYIPDYEFSNSIPTTVVTRPGNERPEIFPHQDFEHPFVKDFYNGITKAEAEKRIYRTLNNKA, via the coding sequence ATGTCAGATATTAAATTTATATGTGAATGCTGCGGCGAAGAGCATGAAAGCTGGCCGGCATTAGCTTACAGTTCACCTTTTTCTTATGATAAACTTTCTCCGGAAGAGAAAGAGGAAATTGCGGTAATTGATGACGATTTTTGCGTGATCAAGCATCCGGATCAGGTGCATCGTTTTATCAGAGCAGTTTTGGTTCAGCAAGTAAACAATCATTGTGAAGATTTAGAGTATGGCTTCTGGGTTTCGCTAAGTGAAAAAAGTTTTGAAGATTATCTGGAAAATGGCGAAGATGAAAATCACGAAGCACAGTATTTCGGATGGCTTTCCAATTATATTCCGGATTACGAATTTTCAAACAGTATTCCCACAACAGTAGTGACCAGACCCGGTAATGAAAGGCCTGAAATTTTTCCACACCAAGATTTCGAACATCCTTTTGTGAAAGATTTTTATAATGGGATTACAAAAGCTGAAGCGGAGAAAAGAATTTACAGAACATTAAATAATAAGGCCTGA
- a CDS encoding tetratricopeptide repeat protein produces the protein MILKKIALFLLITASCSIFAQKDGYWDKERATTKEIIVSARDRIVLKTEDLPVGTTEIVYRITLLDENQEMANSLVSVLKSIPDPTGISQGSAGAVFLMSKISGDDTCTYALFTSNETAKKYITDGKTDKACYDQKDPLSKDAKRLSLDKSSCLGQNVSTLWFGFHSKNWLLNQKIVLEVVPWVDTKLNRGWNQDNKNEIISLCKTSTMAQKMANSDDFCVCILDKIMKQYRYTEFQKLLPIEKTKVYKDFGNSCYKDADISKNVYNDLRTQAAALVRLQKYNEAIPKLNTIINDGKGTALDYSSIGYCYILTKQYGKAIKFLKEGEKLDETELLVKLNLAHVYLISDDYSEAKAIYKKYQSQNVTDSLSWIEKTKQDFVIFQKAGLPSKDFEKILKLYN, from the coding sequence ATGATTTTAAAAAAAATAGCCCTGTTCCTTTTAATTACAGCTTCGTGCAGCATTTTTGCACAAAAAGACGGTTATTGGGATAAAGAACGTGCTACTACCAAAGAAATTATAGTTTCTGCCCGTGACCGAATTGTTCTTAAAACAGAAGATTTACCCGTAGGAACAACAGAAATTGTATACCGAATTACGCTTCTGGATGAAAATCAGGAAATGGCAAACAGTCTGGTCTCCGTTTTAAAATCAATTCCGGATCCAACCGGAATCAGTCAGGGATCAGCCGGAGCAGTTTTTCTGATGTCTAAAATTTCAGGAGATGATACCTGTACGTATGCTTTGTTTACCTCTAACGAAACAGCAAAAAAATATATCACTGATGGTAAAACAGATAAAGCTTGTTACGATCAGAAAGATCCCTTAAGCAAAGACGCTAAACGATTGTCATTGGATAAGTCATCCTGCCTGGGACAGAATGTAAGTACACTTTGGTTTGGTTTTCACAGCAAAAACTGGCTTCTAAATCAAAAAATTGTTTTAGAAGTGGTGCCGTGGGTAGATACAAAACTGAATCGTGGATGGAATCAGGACAATAAAAATGAAATTATAAGCCTTTGTAAAACCTCTACAATGGCGCAGAAAATGGCGAATTCTGATGATTTTTGTGTGTGTATACTCGATAAAATCATGAAACAATATCGTTATACAGAGTTTCAAAAGTTATTGCCAATTGAAAAGACTAAAGTTTATAAGGATTTTGGAAACAGCTGTTATAAAGATGCCGATATTTCTAAAAATGTCTACAACGACTTGAGAACACAGGCTGCTGCTTTAGTGAGACTTCAGAAATACAACGAAGCGATTCCGAAACTGAATACCATCATTAACGACGGAAAAGGAACGGCTTTAGATTACAGTTCGATAGGATATTGTTATATTTTGACTAAACAATATGGTAAAGCCATTAAATTTTTGAAAGAAGGTGAAAAATTGGACGAGACAGAGTTGCTTGTCAAATTAAATCTGGCGCATGTTTATCTGATTAGTGATGATTATAGCGAAGCGAAAGCCATTTATAAAAAATACCAGTCGCAAAACGTAACAGACAGTTTAAGCTGGATCGAGAAAACAAAACAGGATTTTGTAATTTTTCAAAAAGCAGGATTGCCCTCAAAAGATTTTGAAAAAATATTGAAACTGTACAATTAA
- a CDS encoding o-succinylbenzoate synthase, whose amino-acid sequence MKATFHKYMLDFKRPSGTSRGVMTEKETWFIVLEENGKKGIGECGILRGLSADDREDYEEKLQWTCENIHLGEKALWDALLEFPSIQFGVEMAFLSLRSEDPFVLFPSHFTSNSASIVINGLVWMGEASFMKEQIEEKLATGFNCIKLKIGAIDFEKELELLAFIRSHFSAEQIEIRVDANGAFDLNEALGKLNQLNKYQLHSIEQPIKKGNIAAMADLCKTTPFPIALDEELIGIFSLEEKEALLQKIQPQYIILKPSFVGGFKGTKEWIDLADKYQIGWWITSALESNIGLNAIAQWTFLQNSKLPQGLGTGALYTNNFDCPLEVVEGQLWYSRIKDWNFDFPTSL is encoded by the coding sequence ATGAAAGCAACCTTCCATAAATACATGCTTGATTTTAAAAGACCTTCGGGGACTTCCAGAGGGGTTATGACCGAGAAGGAAACCTGGTTTATTGTTCTGGAAGAGAATGGTAAAAAAGGAATAGGAGAGTGTGGGATACTTCGTGGTTTGAGTGCGGATGATCGCGAAGATTATGAAGAAAAACTGCAATGGACGTGTGAGAATATTCATTTAGGAGAAAAGGCACTTTGGGATGCTTTATTAGAATTTCCATCGATACAATTTGGTGTTGAAATGGCATTTTTATCTCTTAGAAGTGAAGACCCGTTTGTTTTGTTTCCTTCTCATTTTACCAGTAATTCAGCATCAATTGTGATAAACGGTCTGGTCTGGATGGGGGAAGCTTCCTTTATGAAAGAACAAATCGAAGAGAAATTAGCCACCGGTTTTAATTGTATCAAACTCAAAATAGGAGCTATTGATTTCGAAAAAGAACTGGAATTATTAGCTTTTATTCGCAGCCATTTTTCGGCAGAGCAAATTGAAATCAGGGTAGATGCTAATGGTGCTTTTGATTTAAATGAAGCATTAGGTAAACTGAATCAATTGAATAAATATCAGCTGCATAGCATTGAACAACCTATTAAGAAAGGAAACATTGCTGCAATGGCCGATTTGTGTAAAACCACACCGTTTCCTATCGCTCTTGATGAAGAATTGATTGGTATTTTCTCGTTGGAAGAAAAGGAGGCTTTATTACAAAAAATACAACCACAATACATTATTCTAAAACCTAGTTTTGTTGGCGGCTTCAAAGGCACAAAAGAATGGATAGATTTGGCCGATAAGTATCAAATAGGATGGTGGATTACTTCGGCATTAGAAAGTAATATAGGCCTTAATGCGATCGCACAATGGACATTTTTGCAAAACTCAAAACTGCCTCAGGGTCTTGGAACCGGGGCACTCTATACAAATAATTTTGATTGTCCGCTTGAAGTTGTGGAGGGACAATTATGGTACAGTAGAATAAAGGACTGGAATTTCGATTTTCCCACCAGCTTATAA
- a CDS encoding OmpA family protein gives MSKKALYLLGIVITIILGTFLYLKFCCNCTMKTPTVDTGKVSKVVAPDEIIVPFILNGSGIDYRTNDNIKFLKSSPTALLPVGDSVSIGVQNLKTFLIANPKQKITITGYATSDEANTTTFENLGLARANDIKKYFVSQGLPDTQLNTKGEVIDKWQTKKDTLFGPVKYTFEVPEAAPAVTDEWAILKEKINGDPLILHFNTNKTSDKLTRAEKEKVADLVKYMEHVKDAVIVAIGHSDNVGNRDSNVALGQKRAEFTKKYLSENGVDGNRITAESKGPDEPIGENTTPEGRANNRRTVITIK, from the coding sequence ATGTCTAAAAAAGCACTTTATCTGTTAGGCATTGTAATAACCATTATTTTAGGTACCTTTTTGTATTTGAAATTTTGCTGCAATTGCACTATGAAAACACCTACGGTTGATACCGGGAAAGTATCGAAAGTAGTGGCTCCGGACGAAATTATTGTCCCTTTTATTCTAAATGGTTCCGGAATTGATTATCGTACCAATGATAACATCAAGTTCCTTAAAAGCAGTCCTACAGCACTTTTGCCTGTGGGTGATTCGGTATCGATTGGAGTTCAAAATCTTAAAACATTCCTGATCGCTAATCCAAAGCAAAAAATTACCATAACAGGTTATGCTACTTCAGATGAAGCCAATACAACAACTTTTGAAAATCTTGGTCTGGCGCGAGCTAATGACATTAAAAAGTATTTTGTGTCGCAAGGTTTACCTGATACGCAGTTAAACACAAAGGGTGAAGTAATCGATAAATGGCAAACGAAAAAAGATACCCTGTTTGGACCTGTCAAATATACTTTTGAAGTTCCGGAAGCCGCTCCGGCTGTAACTGATGAATGGGCTATTCTAAAAGAGAAAATCAATGGTGATCCACTCATTTTACATTTCAATACCAATAAAACCAGTGATAAGTTAACACGTGCAGAAAAAGAAAAAGTTGCTGATCTGGTAAAATATATGGAGCACGTGAAAGATGCTGTAATTGTAGCTATTGGACATAGTGATAATGTTGGAAACCGTGATTCTAACGTAGCTCTTGGCCAAAAACGAGCCGAGTTTACTAAAAAATATTTATCGGAAAATGGTGTTGACGGAAATCGAATAACAGCAGAATCAAAAGGTCCTGACGAGCCTATTGGTGAAAACACCACTCCCGAAGGCAGGGCAAACAACAGAAGAACAGTGATAACAATTAAATAA
- a CDS encoding CYTH domain-containing protein — protein MVEIERKFLVKSADFKEQAFTHNKIAQGYLSAVPERTVRVRIKGERGFITIKGVSQQGGMSRFEWENEIPLDEALELLKLCEKGKIEKTRYEIKVGKHIFEVDEFYGENEGLVMAEVELESETEIFEKPDWLGEEVTNDSRYYNAYLSKNPFKEWEK, from the coding sequence ATGGTCGAAATAGAAAGAAAGTTTCTGGTAAAATCAGCTGATTTTAAAGAACAGGCTTTTACGCACAATAAAATTGCCCAAGGATATTTAAGTGCAGTTCCGGAAAGAACAGTTCGGGTGCGTATCAAAGGCGAAAGAGGTTTTATTACCATAAAAGGAGTCAGTCAGCAGGGCGGAATGTCCCGCTTTGAATGGGAGAATGAAATTCCGCTTGATGAAGCATTGGAATTGCTTAAGTTGTGTGAAAAAGGAAAAATCGAGAAAACACGTTACGAAATAAAAGTAGGGAAACATATTTTTGAAGTAGATGAATTTTACGGAGAAAATGAAGGACTGGTGATGGCAGAAGTAGAGCTGGAATCGGAAACAGAAATTTTCGAGAAGCCGGATTGGCTGGGTGAAGAGGTAACAAATGATTCAAGATATTATAACGCTTATTTGAGTAAGAACCCTTTTAAAGAGTGGGAGAAGTAA
- a CDS encoding YpdA family putative bacillithiol disulfide reductase: MNTYDLIIVGGGPIGLACAIEAQKKGLRYLIIEKGAIVNSIFNYPLYMTFFSTAERLEIGEIPFSCLAPKPGRHEALEYYRNIHRYFNFSIHLFERVLQVEKFANSTFKITTDKALYEAANVIIATGFYDIPIEMEVKGEELPKVRHYYKEAHEYAFRNVLVVGANNSSVDAALECWRKGANVTMVIRKKEINSRVKYWAKPDIENRIAEGSIKAYFESNITEIRENEVEIETPTGKITIENDFVLALTGYKPDLAFLENMGIQLSEDELKTPTYNPETMETNVEGLFLAGVICGGMHTHKWFIENSRVHASMIVDYITSK, translated from the coding sequence ATGAATACATATGATTTGATTATTGTAGGGGGCGGGCCAATTGGTCTGGCTTGTGCAATTGAAGCCCAAAAGAAAGGTTTGCGTTATTTGATAATTGAAAAAGGCGCTATAGTCAATAGTATTTTCAACTATCCTTTGTATATGACTTTTTTCTCCACCGCGGAAAGACTTGAAATAGGCGAGATACCGTTCAGTTGTCTGGCACCGAAGCCCGGGCGTCATGAAGCATTGGAGTATTATCGCAATATTCATCGGTATTTTAATTTTTCCATTCATTTATTTGAAAGAGTGCTTCAGGTAGAAAAATTCGCAAATTCCACTTTTAAAATTACAACTGATAAAGCACTTTATGAAGCTGCTAATGTGATAATTGCAACCGGTTTTTATGATATTCCGATTGAAATGGAAGTAAAAGGAGAGGAATTGCCTAAAGTCCGTCATTATTACAAAGAAGCCCATGAGTATGCCTTCAGGAATGTTTTGGTGGTAGGAGCAAACAATTCCTCAGTAGATGCGGCTTTGGAATGTTGGAGAAAAGGAGCTAATGTAACCATGGTCATTCGCAAAAAGGAAATCAATAGTCGGGTAAAATATTGGGCAAAACCCGATATTGAAAACCGAATTGCGGAAGGCAGTATTAAAGCTTATTTCGAATCAAATATTACTGAAATCAGGGAGAATGAAGTAGAAATAGAAACTCCTACGGGGAAAATTACTATTGAAAATGATTTTGTACTGGCTCTAACCGGATACAAACCCGATTTGGCTTTTCTGGAAAATATGGGAATACAATTATCTGAAGATGAATTAAAAACACCAACATACAACCCCGAAACTATGGAAACCAATGTGGAAGGCTTATTTTTAGCGGGTGTAATTTGCGGAGGAATGCATACGCACAAATGGTTTATCGAAAATTCTCGTGTGCACGCTAGTATGATTGTGGATTATATTACTTCAAAATAA